The genome window ACCCCGCCGTTGCTAGTAAACAAGCTAACCGACCCGCCCCACCGGCAAGGTCTAAGACGGTCTTGCTAGTGGAAGGGAGCCGGTTAAGGGTATAATCCTGCCATTGCTCGTACAGCTGGGCATCAAACAGCTCATCGTACAGCTGGGCAAAGCTCTGGTAAATCATTAGTCGCTTACCCACTCGCTCAGGTTAACCAGCGGTGCCTGCGACCAGAGCTTTTCAAGATTGTAGAATTGACGGGTCTCCTCCCGGAAAACGTGGACAACCACATCGCCCAGGTCGATCAGAACCCACTTAGCATGGTTCTTTCCTTCAACACTGCCAATCGTGACCCCGGTTTCGTGGGCCTTTTCGATTACCGCGTTGGCAATCGCCTGTACTTGACGGTCAGAACCACCAGTCATGATGACAAAGTAG of Limosilactobacillus oris contains these proteins:
- the rsfS gene encoding ribosome silencing factor encodes the protein MDSKQVLEMVVKAADGRRAEDITALKVDEISPMADYFVIMTGGSDRQVQAIANAVIEKAHETGVTIGSVEGKNHAKWVLIDLGDVVVHVFREETRQFYNLEKLWSQAPLVNLSEWVSD